The Streptococcus pluranimalium genome contains a region encoding:
- a CDS encoding transporter substrate-binding domain-containing protein, protein MTLKKLILGATLLVSAVTLTACGSSESSDLQEDIKKDGKLVVAVSPDYPPFEFKALVDGKDKVVGADIDLAQDIADELGVKLEVSTMSFDNVLASLKTGKADIAISGLSVTEERKNAYAFSEAYYTTENAILVRKEDEGKYTNLDQLAGKKVAVQKGSIEENLAKEQLKDSQVVPLTAMGEAINELKSGVVDAVDLEKPVAEGYIAQNNDIALAKVALKVGDGDAKAVAMPKGKGSQELQKTINKVIAKMEKDGIYKQYISDAAKLTGKAVD, encoded by the coding sequence ATGACATTGAAAAAATTAATTTTAGGAGCGACTCTCCTTGTTTCTGCTGTAACCCTTACAGCTTGTGGCTCTTCTGAATCATCTGATTTACAAGAAGATATTAAAAAAGATGGCAAATTAGTTGTTGCCGTCAGCCCAGACTATCCTCCATTTGAGTTTAAAGCTTTAGTAGACGGTAAAGATAAGGTTGTTGGAGCTGATATTGATTTAGCGCAAGATATTGCTGATGAATTAGGTGTAAAGCTTGAAGTATCAACCATGAGTTTCGATAATGTTTTAGCGAGTTTAAAAACTGGTAAAGCAGACATTGCCATTTCAGGATTATCAGTGACTGAGGAACGTAAGAATGCTTATGCATTTTCTGAAGCTTACTACACAACAGAAAATGCTATATTAGTCCGCAAAGAAGATGAAGGAAAATATACTAACTTAGATCAATTAGCTGGTAAAAAGGTTGCGGTTCAAAAAGGCAGTATTGAAGAAAATCTTGCAAAGGAACAATTGAAAGACTCTCAAGTTGTTCCGCTAACAGCGATGGGTGAAGCTATCAATGAATTGAAGTCTGGTGTTGTTGATGCTGTTGATTTGGAAAAACCAGTTGCAGAAGGTTATATCGCACAAAATAATGATATTGCCTTAGCAAAAGTTGCCTTGAAAGTTGGAGATGGTGATGCTAAAGCAGTTGCTATGCCAAAAGGTAAAGGAAGTCAAGAACTACAAAAAACAATTAATAAAGTTATTGCTAAAATGGAAAAAGATGGTATTTACAAACAGTACATCTCTGATGCGGCAAAATTAACTGGAAAAGCAGTCGACTAA
- the mnmE gene encoding tRNA uridine-5-carboxymethylaminomethyl(34) synthesis GTPase MnmE: MITKEFDTITAISTPLGEGAIGIVRLSGSQAIAIAQKVFKGKNLNDVPSHTINYGHIVDNNDIIDEVMVSVMREPKTFTREDVVEINTHGGVAVTNEILQLLIRSGARMAEPGEFTKRAFLNGRVDLTQAEAVMDLIRAKTDKAMAVAVQQLDGSLKTLIDNTRQEILNTLAQVEVNIDYPEYDDVEEMTTALMREKTQEFQALLENLLRTAKRGKILREGLSTAIIGRPNVGKSSLLNNLLREEKAIVTDIEGTTRDVIEEYVNIKGVPLKLIDTAGIRDTDDIVERIGVERSKKALNEADLVLLVLNASEALTQQDRTLLEISKDSNRIVLLNKTDLEQQIETEQLPDDVIAISVLKNENIDQIEERINQLFFENAGLVEKDATYLSNARHISLIEKALDSLKAVNEGLELGMPVDLLQVDMTRTWEILGEITGDAAPDELITQLFSQFCLGK; encoded by the coding sequence ATGATTACCAAAGAATTTGATACCATCACAGCTATCTCTACTCCTCTTGGAGAAGGGGCTATTGGTATCGTCCGCCTGTCTGGAAGTCAGGCTATTGCGATTGCTCAGAAAGTTTTTAAAGGGAAAAATCTCAACGACGTCCCTAGTCATACCATTAACTATGGTCACATCGTTGACAATAATGACATTATTGACGAGGTTATGGTTAGTGTCATGCGTGAACCCAAGACTTTTACACGCGAAGATGTTGTTGAAATTAATACCCACGGCGGGGTAGCAGTCACCAATGAAATCCTCCAACTCTTGATTCGCTCAGGCGCTCGTATGGCTGAACCTGGTGAATTCACCAAGCGAGCATTCCTAAATGGCCGAGTTGACTTGACCCAAGCTGAAGCTGTTATGGATTTGATTCGAGCTAAGACTGACAAGGCTATGGCGGTTGCCGTTCAACAATTGGATGGTTCCTTAAAAACACTCATTGATAATACTCGTCAAGAAATTCTAAACACCCTAGCACAAGTTGAAGTTAACATTGACTACCCTGAATACGATGATGTTGAAGAAATGACAACTGCTCTCATGCGGGAAAAAACACAAGAATTTCAAGCGCTTTTAGAAAATCTTTTACGGACAGCTAAGCGTGGGAAAATCCTTCGTGAGGGACTGTCGACTGCTATCATTGGTCGTCCCAATGTCGGTAAATCAAGTCTCCTTAATAATCTACTCCGTGAAGAAAAAGCCATTGTAACTGATATTGAAGGAACGACACGCGATGTGATTGAAGAATACGTCAATATCAAAGGCGTTCCCCTTAAGCTGATCGATACAGCTGGTATTCGTGATACCGATGATATCGTTGAACGCATTGGGGTAGAGCGTTCTAAAAAAGCTCTTAATGAAGCTGATTTAGTGCTTCTAGTGTTAAATGCTTCTGAAGCTTTAACTCAACAAGATCGCACACTATTAGAGATAAGTAAAGATAGCAATCGTATCGTACTCTTAAATAAGACAGACTTAGAGCAGCAGATTGAAACCGAACAACTGCCTGACGATGTCATCGCCATTTCTGTTTTAAAAAATGAAAATATTGATCAGATTGAAGAGCGTATCAACCAACTTTTCTTTGAAAACGCAGGCTTGGTTGAAAAAGACGCTACCTACCTATCAAACGCTCGTCACATCTCCTTAATTGAAAAAGCCCTTGATAGCTTAAAAGCTGTTAACGAAGGTTTAGAACTCGGGATGCCCGTAGATCTTCTTCAGGTTGACATGACTAGAACTTGGGAGATTTTAGGAGAAATCACTGGAGATGCTGCCCCTGATGAACTCATTACCCAACTTTTCAGCCAATTCTGTCTCGGTAAATAA
- a CDS encoding XRE family transcriptional regulator, with translation MNTNNEIIELINQRKSELNLSLSQLSRQVGMAKSAVSCYLNKTREFPLNRLPQFAEALDLSPEMLLGISEEDYQIIFQKLDQERQEQVLDFLSQQLAQQEAEKQETISSLYPVKTVTRLAAGLGYAFNDYEFETVHVSSQPPRYDLASIVNGDSMYPTYRSGDVVYLVDRGFTSYNGEVCAVAINDQTFLKQVYLEKEQLRLVSINPDYDDILLPFPPEEDTHIKIYQVVGRDTTVAI, from the coding sequence ATGAACACCAATAACGAGATCATCGAGCTAATCAATCAACGAAAGTCAGAATTAAACTTATCACTAAGTCAATTATCCAGACAAGTAGGCATGGCTAAATCAGCTGTCTCTTGTTATCTTAATAAAACAAGAGAATTTCCACTAAATCGCCTTCCCCAGTTTGCTGAAGCACTAGATTTATCACCGGAGATGCTCTTAGGTATCTCAGAAGAAGATTATCAAATTATTTTCCAAAAACTTGATCAAGAGCGTCAAGAGCAAGTTTTGGATTTTCTCAGTCAGCAACTGGCTCAACAAGAAGCTGAAAAACAAGAAACCATCTCATCGCTTTATCCCGTTAAAACTGTTACCCGACTAGCTGCTGGACTCGGTTATGCTTTTAACGATTATGAGTTTGAAACGGTTCATGTTTCCTCTCAACCTCCCCGTTATGATCTCGCCTCTATCGTTAATGGTGATTCCATGTATCCAACCTATCGAAGCGGAGATGTTGTCTATCTCGTTGACCGTGGCTTTACCTCTTATAATGGTGAGGTTTGTGCCGTAGCCATTAATGACCAAACCTTTTTAAAACAAGTTTATTTGGAGAAGGAACAACTCCGGCTAGTTTCTATTAATCCAGACTATGACGACATCCTTCTTCCCTTCCCACCCGAAGAAGATACTCATATCAAAATTTATCAAGTTGTTGGTCGTGATACAACTGTGGCTATTTAA
- the rpiA gene encoding ribose-5-phosphate isomerase RpiA, translating to MEALKKLAGLKAAEYVTDGMIVGLGTGSTAYYFVEELGRRVNEEGLSIIGVTTSSQTTKQAESLGIPLKAVDDIDIIDLTVDGADEVDPQFNGIKGGGGALLMEKIVATPTKEYIWVVDESKMVEQLGAFKLPVEVVQYGADRLFRYFEKEGFKPSYRQTDDQRFVTDMQNYIIDLDLGKIEDPIGFGKQLKAMVGVVDHGLFNGMVNKVIVAGQDGVKVLEA from the coding sequence ATGGAAGCGTTGAAAAAATTAGCTGGTCTAAAAGCCGCTGAGTATGTCACTGATGGTATGATAGTTGGTCTGGGAACGGGATCAACTGCCTATTATTTTGTCGAAGAGTTAGGCCGTCGTGTCAATGAAGAAGGTCTCTCCATAATTGGGGTGACAACATCTAGTCAGACAACAAAACAGGCAGAAAGTTTAGGCATTCCATTGAAAGCTGTTGATGATATTGATATCATTGATCTTACGGTCGACGGTGCAGATGAGGTGGATCCTCAATTTAATGGTATCAAAGGTGGAGGTGGTGCTCTACTTATGGAAAAAATCGTCGCAACGCCAACCAAAGAATACATCTGGGTTGTTGATGAGTCCAAGATGGTTGAACAACTTGGTGCCTTTAAATTACCTGTTGAAGTCGTTCAATACGGTGCTGATCGTCTTTTCCGTTATTTTGAAAAAGAGGGATTCAAACCATCTTATCGCCAAACAGATGATCAACGTTTTGTCACAGATATGCAAAATTACATCATTGACCTTGATTTAGGAAAAATCGAAGATCCAATCGGTTTTGGTAAGCAACTAAAAGCTATGGTTGGTGTTGTTGACCATGGACTTTTTAACGGAATGGTTAATAAAGTTATTGTTGCAGGTCAAGACGGTGTTAAGGTCTTAGAAGCCTAA
- a CDS encoding phosphopentomutase — protein sequence MSTFDRIHLVVLDSVGIGAAPDANNFVNAGVPDGASDTLGHISKTVGLNVPNMAKIGLGNIPRETLLKTVPAEENPTGYVTKLEEVSLGKDTMTGHWEIMGLNITEPFDTFWDGFPEDILTKIEEFSGRKVIREANKPYSGTAVIDDFGSRQMETGELIIYTSADPVLQIAAHEDVIPLEELYRICEYARSITLERPALLGRIIARPYVGEPGNFTRTANRRDLAVSPFEETVLNKLANAGIPTYGVGKINDIFNGSGITHDQGHNKDNNHGVDTLLKTLQDPAFTKGFSFTNLVDFDALYGHRRNAHGYRDCLEEFDARLPEITDLLGDKDLLLITADHGNDPTYAGTDHTREYIPLLAYSPSFTGSGVIPQGHFADISATVADNFGVDTAMIGESFLNHLK from the coding sequence ATGTCTACATTTGATCGTATTCACTTAGTGGTACTGGATTCTGTTGGGATTGGTGCTGCACCAGATGCCAATAATTTTGTTAACGCAGGGGTTCCTGATGGGGCTTCTGACACCTTGGGTCACATTTCCAAAACGGTCGGTCTCAATGTGCCAAATATGGCTAAAATAGGGCTTGGTAACATCCCCCGTGAGACACTACTTAAAACCGTTCCTGCTGAGGAAAATCCTACTGGTTACGTGACCAAGTTGGAAGAAGTTTCTCTGGGTAAAGATACCATGACCGGTCACTGGGAAATCATGGGGCTTAATATCACCGAGCCATTTGATACTTTCTGGGATGGTTTTCCGGAAGACATTTTGACCAAGATTGAAGAGTTTTCCGGTCGAAAAGTCATCCGTGAAGCTAATAAACCTTACTCAGGAACTGCTGTTATCGATGATTTTGGTTCTCGCCAAATGGAGACAGGAGAGCTTATCATCTATACCTCAGCTGATCCTGTGCTACAAATCGCTGCGCATGAAGATGTGATTCCCTTAGAGGAACTCTATCGTATCTGTGAGTATGCTCGATCTATCACCCTTGAACGCCCAGCGCTTCTTGGTCGTATCATTGCTCGTCCATATGTTGGAGAGCCAGGTAACTTCACACGTACGGCAAATCGTCGTGACTTAGCCGTTTCCCCATTTGAAGAGACGGTTTTGAATAAATTGGCTAATGCAGGGATTCCAACTTATGGTGTCGGTAAAATCAACGATATCTTCAACGGTTCAGGAATTACCCATGACCAAGGGCATAATAAAGATAACAACCATGGGGTGGATACTTTGCTCAAAACCCTTCAAGATCCAGCATTTACCAAAGGTTTCTCATTTACTAATCTAGTCGATTTTGATGCTCTTTACGGTCACCGTCGTAATGCTCATGGCTACCGCGATTGTTTAGAAGAATTCGATGCCCGCTTGCCAGAAATCACAGATCTCTTGGGGGACAAGGACTTACTTCTCATCACAGCAGACCACGGCAACGACCCAACCTATGCTGGAACGGACCATACGCGTGAGTACATTCCGCTCTTGGCTTACAGCCCATCCTTTACAGGTAGTGGTGTTATTCCACAAGGGCATTTCGCTGATATCTCAGCAACCGTTGCGGACAACTTTGGTGTTGACACCGCCATGATTGGGGAGAGTTTCTTGAATCACTTAAAATAA
- the arsC gene encoding arsenate reductase (glutaredoxin) (This arsenate reductase requires both glutathione and glutaredoxin to convert arsenate to arsenite, after which the efflux transporter formed by ArsA and ArsB can extrude the arsenite from the cell, providing resistance.): protein MEEITIYHNPNCGTSRNVLAMIRHAGIEPTVIEYLKTPPSREQLLDLLDKMGITPGELLRKNVPEFDKHGLSDQTLSDEVIIDAMMADAILINRPIVMTSKGIKLCRPSEALLDILPVPLPSPFIKEDGESIHPK, encoded by the coding sequence ATGGAAGAAATTACTATCTATCACAACCCAAATTGTGGCACTTCACGAAATGTCTTGGCTATGATTAGACATGCTGGTATTGAACCAACAGTCATTGAGTATTTAAAAACACCACCTAGTCGTGAGCAGTTGCTTGATTTACTGGATAAGATGGGCATCACTCCTGGAGAACTATTAAGAAAAAATGTTCCTGAATTTGATAAGCATGGCTTATCGGATCAGACTTTATCTGATGAAGTCATTATTGATGCCATGATGGCAGATGCTATTTTAATTAACAGACCGATTGTTATGACCAGTAAGGGAATAAAATTATGTCGTCCATCTGAGGCATTGCTGGATATTCTTCCGGTTCCTTTACCAAGTCCATTCATAAAAGAGGATGGTGAAAGCATTCACCCTAAATAA
- a CDS encoding purine-nucleoside phosphorylase yields MSLLEKIRVTQSFLESKGIQSPEFGLILGSGLGELAEEIDNAIVVDYADIPNWGQSTVVGHAGKLVYGELAGRKVLALQGRFHFYEGNPMETVTFPVRVMKALGCEGVLVTNAAGGIGYGPGTLMVINDHINLTGTNPLIGENLEEFGPRFPDMSDAYTKAYREVAHRVAEKQGIKLEDGVYIGVTGPTYETPAEIRAFKTMGADAVGMSTVPEVIVAAHSGMKVLGISAITNFAAGFQSELNHEEVVEVTTHIKEDFKGLVKAILEEL; encoded by the coding sequence ATGTCATTATTAGAGAAAATTAGAGTTACACAATCATTCCTAGAAAGTAAAGGAATTCAATCACCAGAATTTGGCTTGATTTTGGGTTCGGGTCTTGGAGAATTGGCAGAAGAAATCGACAATGCAATCGTTGTCGATTACGCTGATATTCCCAACTGGGGACAATCAACGGTTGTTGGCCATGCCGGGAAATTAGTATATGGTGAATTAGCTGGACGTAAAGTTTTAGCACTTCAAGGACGTTTCCACTTCTACGAGGGGAATCCTATGGAAACAGTCACTTTCCCTGTTCGTGTCATGAAAGCATTGGGTTGTGAAGGTGTTCTTGTGACAAATGCAGCAGGAGGCATTGGCTACGGCCCGGGTACCTTAATGGTTATCAATGACCACATTAATCTGACAGGAACAAATCCTCTTATTGGTGAAAATTTAGAAGAGTTTGGCCCACGTTTTCCTGATATGTCAGATGCCTATACTAAAGCATACCGAGAAGTGGCTCATCGGGTCGCTGAAAAACAAGGTATCAAGTTGGAAGATGGGGTTTATATAGGTGTTACGGGTCCTACTTATGAAACACCTGCAGAAATTCGCGCCTTTAAAACAATGGGAGCAGATGCTGTCGGTATGTCAACAGTACCAGAAGTTATCGTAGCAGCACACTCTGGCATGAAAGTTTTAGGGATTTCAGCAATTACGAATTTTGCAGCTGGTTTCCAATCAGAGTTAAATCATGAAGAGGTCGTAGAGGTTACAACACATATCAAGGAAGATTTTAAAGGCTTGGTCAAAGCCATCTTGGAAGAATTATAA
- the deoD gene encoding purine-nucleoside phosphorylase, with the protein MSIHISAAKGDIADKILLPGDPLRAKFIAENFLEDAVCFNEVRNMFGYTGTYKGQRVSVMGTGMGMPSISIYARELIVDYGVKKLIRVGTAGSIDPNVHVRELVLAQAAATNSNIIRNDFPEYDFPQIANFQLLDKAYHIAKDLGLTTHVGNVLSSDVFYSNMPERNMKLGELGVKAIEMEAAALYYLGAQHGVDTLAIMTISDSLVNPDEDTTAEERQNTFTDMMKVGLETLISD; encoded by the coding sequence ATGTCTATTCATATTTCCGCCGCTAAAGGCGATATTGCTGATAAAATTCTTCTTCCAGGAGATCCGCTACGTGCTAAATTTATTGCAGAAAATTTCTTGGAAGATGCGGTTTGTTTTAACGAAGTTCGTAACATGTTTGGATACACTGGAACTTACAAGGGTCAGCGTGTTTCGGTTATGGGCACTGGGATGGGGATGCCTTCGATTTCTATCTATGCTCGTGAATTGATTGTTGATTATGGAGTTAAAAAGCTAATTCGTGTTGGTACAGCCGGGTCTATTGATCCAAATGTCCATGTTCGTGAATTGGTTCTTGCTCAAGCAGCAGCGACAAATTCTAATATTATTCGCAATGATTTTCCAGAGTACGATTTTCCTCAAATTGCCAATTTCCAATTACTTGATAAGGCTTACCATATTGCTAAAGATCTGGGTCTAACAACACATGTTGGTAATGTCTTGTCTTCTGATGTCTTTTATTCAAACATGCCAGAACGTAATATGAAGCTGGGCGAATTGGGTGTTAAAGCCATTGAAATGGAAGCAGCAGCTCTTTACTACCTTGGAGCACAACATGGTGTTGATACCTTGGCTATCATGACAATTTCTGATAGTTTAGTAAATCCAGACGAGGATACAACAGCTGAGGAACGTCAAAACACCTTTACGGATATGATGAAGGTGGGACTAGAAACACTGATTTCAGATTGA
- a CDS encoding LytR family transcriptional regulator: MSIDTDKIAVLLDLYAYHQLLEILDETINDETFFLLESLKERRELNVAYLFKKEDERKQCETYFNQPLLSNAYEEELLANYIFDLEAKLRNGKIIDFVRAVSPILYRLFLKVLENQVPELADYINNSKSSQYDTWNFHKMHASRNNIITSYVSEKRDGKVTSSSLSELIQYTDLDERIKKTVSELREFEKSVRNPLAHLILPFDEEELHRTTGFSSQIFLAKIIDLARNCGVVYDRENFYFDQMNSLILRELKND; encoded by the coding sequence ATGAGTATAGATACTGATAAAATTGCTGTTCTCCTCGACTTATATGCCTATCATCAATTGTTAGAAATTTTAGATGAAACAATTAATGATGAAACTTTCTTTCTGTTGGAAAGTTTGAAGGAGCGTCGTGAGTTAAATGTTGCCTATCTGTTCAAGAAAGAAGACGAAAGAAAACAATGCGAAACGTATTTTAATCAGCCATTGCTATCTAATGCTTACGAGGAAGAGTTACTAGCTAATTATATTTTTGATTTGGAAGCGAAGTTGCGTAATGGTAAGATTATTGACTTTGTTAGAGCTGTTAGTCCTATTTTGTATCGCTTGTTTTTAAAAGTTCTTGAAAATCAAGTGCCAGAATTAGCCGACTATATCAATAATTCTAAGTCATCTCAATATGATACTTGGAATTTTCATAAGATGCATGCGTCTCGCAATAACATAATCACTTCATATGTTTCTGAAAAACGCGATGGCAAGGTAACCTCCAGTAGTTTATCAGAGTTAATTCAGTATACTGATTTGGATGAGAGAATCAAAAAGACAGTTTCTGAATTAAGAGAATTTGAAAAATCTGTTCGAAATCCTTTAGCGCATTTAATACTCCCTTTTGATGAGGAAGAGTTACATCGAACCACCGGTTTCTCATCACAAATCTTTTTAGCTAAAATTATTGATTTAGCTAGGAATTGTGGTGTGGTTTATGATCGAGAAAACTTTTATTTTGATCAAATGAATAGTCTTATATTAAGAGAATTAAAAAATGATTGA
- a CDS encoding LysR family transcriptional regulator encodes MRIQQLQYIIKIVETGSMNEAAKQLYITQPSLSNAVRDLEQEMGITIFIRNPKGITLTKDGVEFLSYARQVIEQTDLLEERYKNPTTQRELFSVSSQHYAFVVNAFVSLLNKTDMTKYELFLRETRTYEIIDDVKNFRSEIGVLFLNSYNRDVLTKMFDDNHLVATNLFSTQPHIFVSKDNPLANKEIIQLEDLVDFPYLSYDQGVHNSFYFSEEIMAQIPHPKSIVVSDRATLFNLMIGLDGYTIATGVLNSKLNGDNIVSIPLDVDDQIDIVYLKHEKANLSKMGEKFIDYLLEEVQFKKK; translated from the coding sequence ATGCGAATTCAACAATTACAATACATCATTAAGATTGTAGAAACTGGCTCAATGAATGAGGCAGCTAAACAACTCTATATTACCCAGCCTAGCCTTTCCAATGCTGTTCGTGACTTAGAGCAAGAGATGGGAATTACGATTTTCATTCGCAATCCTAAAGGAATCACTTTGACTAAGGATGGCGTAGAATTTCTCTCTTATGCTAGACAAGTCATTGAGCAAACCGATCTTCTCGAAGAACGTTATAAAAATCCGACAACCCAAAGGGAACTTTTTAGCGTATCATCTCAACACTATGCTTTTGTTGTCAACGCCTTTGTTTCACTATTAAACAAAACCGATATGACCAAGTACGAACTTTTCTTACGTGAAACCAGAACTTATGAAATCATTGATGACGTTAAAAACTTTCGCTCTGAAATTGGTGTCCTTTTCCTCAATAGCTACAATAGAGATGTCTTAACCAAAATGTTCGATGATAATCATCTGGTAGCAACCAATCTCTTCTCTACACAACCACATATTTTTGTTAGCAAAGATAATCCACTAGCAAACAAAGAGATTATCCAATTAGAGGATTTAGTAGACTTCCCTTACCTCAGTTATGACCAAGGAGTTCACAACTCTTTCTACTTTTCTGAAGAAATAATGGCTCAAATTCCTCACCCTAAATCCATTGTAGTATCAGACCGAGCAACCCTCTTCAATCTAATGATTGGCCTTGATGGCTATACGATTGCTACGGGAGTATTGAATAGTAAACTCAACGGTGATAACATCGTATCAATCCCCTTAGATGTTGACGACCAAATTGATATTGTTTATCTAAAACACGAAAAAGCTAACCTCTCCAAAATGGGTGAAAAATTCATCGACTATTTACTTGAAGAGGTACAATTCAAAAAAAAATGA
- the pyrF gene encoding orotidine-5'-phosphate decarboxylase has product MFETRPIIALDFPDFDSVKAFLKKFPKGESLYVKIGMELYYACGAEIVSYVKSLGHSVFLDLKLHDIPNTVESAMKVLAKLGVDMTNVHAAGGVEMMAAAKRGFGDQGVLIAVTQLTSTSQEQMQDNQNIQTTLEESVRHYARKTAEAGLDGVVCSAHEVISIKDATSSNFVCLTPGIRPAGSEIGDQKRVMTPSQAKAAGSDYIVVGRPITQAQDPYQAYQAIKSDWNAAL; this is encoded by the coding sequence TTGTTTGAAACGAGACCCATCATTGCCCTTGATTTTCCTGATTTTGACAGTGTAAAGGCATTTCTAAAGAAATTTCCAAAAGGAGAAAGTCTTTATGTCAAAATAGGAATGGAACTCTATTATGCTTGTGGCGCTGAGATTGTTTCCTATGTTAAATCCTTGGGACATAGTGTATTTCTGGATTTGAAGCTACATGACATACCTAATACCGTTGAGTCAGCCATGAAAGTTTTAGCTAAGCTAGGGGTTGACATGACCAATGTGCACGCAGCTGGTGGTGTTGAGATGATGGCTGCAGCCAAACGTGGTTTCGGTGACCAGGGAGTTCTCATTGCTGTGACGCAGTTAACGTCAACTAGTCAAGAACAGATGCAAGACAATCAGAATATCCAAACTACTTTGGAGGAGTCTGTCAGACATTATGCTCGAAAAACGGCAGAAGCTGGCTTGGATGGTGTGGTATGCTCAGCACATGAAGTGATTTCTATTAAGGACGCCACGTCATCTAACTTTGTCTGTTTGACACCTGGAATTCGTCCAGCTGGTTCAGAAATTGGCGACCAAAAGCGCGTGATGACTCCGAGCCAAGCTAAGGCTGCTGGTTCAGATTATATTGTTGTTGGAAGACCGATAACACAGGCTCAAGACCCCTATCAAGCTTATCAAGCGATTAAGTCTGATTGGAATGCTGCATTATAA
- the pyrE gene encoding orotate phosphoribosyltransferase, with the protein MTLATQIASDLLDIKAVYLQPEEPFTWASGIKSPIYTDNRITLSYPETRSLIENGFVEVIREHFPEVEVIAGTAIAGIPHGAIIADKMNLPFSYIRSKPKNHGAGNQIEGRVIKGQKMVIVEDLISTGGSVLEAVKAAQTVGIDVLGVVAIFTYELPKAQANFEEANVKLVTLSTYSELIKVAKVQGYINVDGLTLLKKFKEDQENWQD; encoded by the coding sequence ATGACACTTGCGACACAAATTGCATCTGATTTATTAGACATTAAAGCTGTTTACCTACAACCTGAAGAGCCTTTCACTTGGGCATCTGGTATTAAATCCCCTATTTATACGGATAATCGCATCACGCTTTCCTATCCTGAAACACGTTCTTTGATCGAAAATGGTTTTGTAGAAGTGATTAGGGAGCATTTTCCTGAAGTAGAAGTGATTGCTGGTACAGCAATTGCAGGAATTCCTCATGGGGCCATCATTGCAGACAAGATGAATTTACCATTTTCTTATATTCGTTCAAAACCTAAAAATCACGGTGCTGGAAACCAGATTGAAGGGCGCGTGATTAAAGGACAAAAAATGGTTATCGTTGAGGATTTGATTTCCACTGGTGGTTCTGTTTTAGAGGCTGTCAAAGCTGCTCAGACTGTAGGTATTGATGTTTTAGGTGTGGTTGCGATTTTCACTTATGAATTGCCTAAAGCTCAAGCTAACTTTGAAGAAGCTAATGTCAAACTAGTGACCCTTTCAACTTACAGCGAATTGATCAAGGTTGCCAAAGTTCAAGGCTACATCAACGTTGATGGCTTGACACTCTTGAAGAAATTCAAGGAAGACCAAGAAAACTGGCAAGATTAG